From a single Gammaproteobacteria bacterium genomic region:
- a CDS encoding LbtU family siderophore porin, producing the protein MKIQLKCCFTALFAMSLLSSLWANEVLPSPQEKIASTQVEPKSLRDELEVLKKQLNAIKSQLATPQPRLTYRHARIQLAQNQVNQAKQSRSAKASIPSTENTSGTTSAGIGESVPNTNVPVPGDKPAHLSQKDLYKLITEEAQYLPFDLDVPGQAFVSTGPYVGVPLQFSGSNLIVNSPSVNTDVQLLSIRQSIYKQLMAMGGEIFSEPFHSHLLLSGVVEVQAGAIDPSAAPHRSDIDVTNVSFDLFFIGPSRWLLGFVEFSYDNGLPETHFYRFANSRVYVNKAFVTIGDFTVTPWYGSFGQFYVPFGTFSTVMLSDTLPKLIGRTKARAIQLGYWGDGDNAFYGAAYIFRGDSYAGSASRINNGGLNFGYRFKSAVVSGNVGGGLISNIADSGGMQLGTGFAFAEQISHRVPAYNLRGIFNLGTHVDLIGEWIGAAKSFSPNDMSYNGQGAKPSAFDLELAYSFFILQDRPSSIGIGYGHSYEALALGVPLSRYSMAFNTSLWRNTLQSIEIRHDQNYAASDTGNGPVAAAIPPVTCTSAVCSTSGQGDNAIVLSFDYFF; encoded by the coding sequence ATGAAAATTCAACTGAAGTGTTGTTTTACCGCTTTATTTGCAATGAGCTTGCTATCGTCGCTATGGGCTAATGAAGTTCTACCCTCACCGCAAGAAAAGATTGCTTCGACCCAAGTCGAACCCAAATCGTTAAGAGATGAACTTGAAGTTTTAAAAAAACAGTTAAATGCGATTAAAAGTCAATTAGCTACACCGCAACCCCGATTAACCTATCGCCATGCACGTATACAACTTGCGCAAAACCAAGTTAACCAAGCAAAGCAATCTCGTTCAGCAAAAGCTTCAATACCTTCAACTGAAAATACGAGTGGTACCACTTCTGCAGGCATAGGCGAGTCGGTCCCCAATACGAACGTGCCAGTTCCCGGAGATAAGCCAGCTCATTTATCGCAAAAGGATTTGTATAAACTTATTACTGAAGAAGCTCAGTATTTGCCCTTTGATTTAGACGTTCCGGGCCAAGCTTTTGTATCGACCGGACCTTATGTGGGGGTACCTCTACAATTTTCTGGTTCCAATCTTATTGTTAATAGTCCCAGTGTTAATACTGATGTGCAATTATTAAGTATTCGACAATCAATCTATAAACAACTCATGGCAATGGGTGGGGAGATTTTTAGTGAACCTTTCCATTCTCATTTACTCTTAAGTGGTGTAGTAGAGGTACAAGCTGGTGCAATTGATCCTAGTGCTGCGCCGCACCGTTCTGATATTGATGTGACTAATGTAAGTTTCGACTTATTTTTCATCGGACCAAGCAGATGGTTGCTGGGTTTTGTTGAGTTTTCTTATGACAATGGTTTGCCAGAAACTCATTTTTATCGGTTCGCTAACTCTCGGGTTTATGTTAATAAAGCATTTGTAACGATTGGGGACTTCACCGTTACGCCTTGGTATGGTTCCTTTGGACAATTTTATGTCCCATTTGGTACTTTCTCCACCGTCATGTTGAGTGATACTTTACCTAAATTAATTGGACGCACCAAAGCACGTGCCATTCAATTAGGTTATTGGGGCGATGGGGATAATGCTTTTTACGGCGCAGCTTATATTTTCCGCGGTGATAGTTATGCAGGCTCTGCAAGCCGAATTAATAATGGCGGCCTCAATTTTGGTTATCGGTTTAAATCAGCAGTAGTAAGTGGAAATGTTGGTGGTGGTTTAATTAGCAACATTGCAGATTCTGGGGGTATGCAATTAGGAACAGGATTTGCCTTTGCTGAGCAAATTTCACATCGAGTGCCTGCGTACAATTTGCGAGGCATATTTAATCTCGGTACCCACGTGGATTTAATTGGTGAATGGATAGGTGCTGCAAAAAGTTTTAGTCCTAACGATATGTCTTATAATGGTCAGGGCGCAAAGCCTTCTGCATTTGACCTCGAGTTGGCTTATTCTTTCTTTATTTTACAAGATCGTCCAAGCTCTATCGGTATTGGCTATGGACATTCTTATGAAGCGCTTGCATTAGGAGTGCCCTTATCTCGTTATTCTATGGCGTTTAATACTTCCCTTTGGCGGAACACTTTGCAAAGTATTGAAATTCGTCATGATCAAAATTATGCAGCGAGTGATACCGGGAATGGCCCTGTTGCCGCAGCGATCCCTCCCGTTACTTGCACTTCAGCAGTTTGCTCTACTTCAGGGCAGGGGGATAATGCGATTGTTCTTTCCTTTGATTACTTCTTTTAA
- the nth gene encoding endonuclease III: MDRKTIRKIFLKFEQINPQPTTELNYHSHFELLIAVILSAQATDKSVNKATALLFPIAHTPEKILDLGEERLRQFIKTIGLYTTKAKNVIATCKILIQNFHGQVPTTREELETLPGVGRKTANVILNTCFHQPTIAVDTHIFRVANRTGLAKGKTPLAVEKQLMKNIPDEFKPNAHHWLILHGRYVCVARKPHCPECVIRVWCEYPYKTTLAEEKNALK; encoded by the coding sequence ATGGATAGAAAAACCATTCGCAAAATTTTTTTAAAATTTGAACAAATTAATCCGCAACCAACGACTGAACTTAACTATCATAGCCATTTTGAATTGTTAATTGCTGTCATTTTATCTGCGCAAGCTACGGACAAGTCAGTCAATAAAGCAACTGCACTTTTATTTCCAATCGCTCATACCCCGGAAAAAATCTTAGACCTTGGGGAAGAAAGACTTCGACAGTTCATTAAAACAATCGGCTTGTACACCACCAAAGCTAAAAATGTAATCGCAACCTGTAAAATTTTAATTCAAAATTTTCATGGCCAAGTGCCTACAACTCGAGAAGAACTTGAAACGCTGCCGGGAGTTGGTAGAAAAACAGCCAACGTTATTTTAAATACGTGTTTTCATCAACCAACCATTGCAGTCGATACGCATATTTTCAGAGTTGCAAATCGAACTGGCTTAGCTAAGGGCAAAACACCGTTAGCGGTTGAAAAGCAATTAATGAAAAATATACCTGATGAATTCAAACCAAACGCGCATCATTGGTTGATTCTTCATGGACGCTATGTTTGTGTTGCAAGAAAGCCCCATTGTCCAGAATGTGTTATTCGTGTCTGGTGTGAGTATCCGTATAAAACAACATTAGCAGAAGAAAAAAATGCATTGAAATAA
- the lnt gene encoding apolipoprotein N-acyltransferase, which yields MNNWLLRTKPSLLALLLGIALTFAFAPYGIYPLAFISPACLLALLLKTNARGGFKLGFWFGAGFYGVGVYWVYISMHDVGGLPPPLAIFITALFIAFLSLYPATVGYLLNRFFPHRNATKILCAFPALWILSEWIRSWLFTGFPWLFLGYSQTNSPLKGFAPLFSVYGVSLVALLASGLIVNAIIQLNKKDYKSVYFNLLSFTGLWILGAALCFIPWTKPMGSPISMSLVQGAIPQKIKWSPQHIQLSFDRYQNLSEPLWGKNKLIIWPEGAIPMALQDVGAFVEEMDKLAKRNQAHLIFGIPIEARGNKYFNAIVSVGADKKVYLKRHLVPFGEYVPLTNVFTGLLNILQIPMSDVTPGGDDQPAFTIQGVKILPSICYEIAFPELMLTRDREIGFLMTLTNDAWFGKSAAQAQHLQMAAMRAVELRRPVTVISNDGLTAIIGPDGNLQSQAPPHQTYVLEGSVQPTFGLTPWMYNGMDPLLVILLGLLVIALRSERAACRKAALELSFARHGQLLKDFEEEKINS from the coding sequence ATGAATAATTGGCTTTTACGAACCAAACCGAGCCTGCTCGCTCTGCTATTAGGCATAGCGTTGACCTTCGCTTTTGCGCCTTACGGCATTTATCCGTTGGCATTTATTTCACCTGCTTGCTTACTCGCATTGTTATTAAAAACGAATGCACGCGGCGGCTTTAAATTAGGTTTTTGGTTCGGCGCAGGTTTTTATGGTGTCGGTGTCTACTGGGTCTATATCAGTATGCATGATGTGGGCGGATTGCCTCCGCCCTTAGCTATTTTTATTACCGCACTTTTTATTGCTTTTTTGAGTCTTTATCCTGCAACCGTTGGATATTTACTCAATCGATTTTTTCCGCATCGTAATGCGACTAAAATTCTCTGCGCTTTTCCCGCGCTTTGGATTTTAAGTGAATGGATTCGAAGTTGGCTTTTTACGGGTTTTCCTTGGCTTTTTTTAGGGTACAGCCAAACTAACTCACCCCTGAAAGGCTTTGCACCGCTTTTCAGCGTTTATGGCGTCTCTTTAGTGGCTTTACTTGCAAGTGGTCTCATTGTTAATGCCATTATTCAGCTCAACAAAAAAGACTATAAAAGCGTTTATTTTAATTTATTGAGTTTCACAGGATTATGGATCCTAGGCGCTGCACTTTGCTTTATACCTTGGACAAAACCAATGGGTTCCCCGATTTCTATGAGTTTAGTGCAGGGTGCTATTCCACAAAAAATTAAATGGTCACCTCAACACATTCAACTTTCATTCGATCGTTATCAAAACTTAAGTGAACCGTTATGGGGAAAAAATAAACTCATCATTTGGCCAGAAGGCGCCATTCCTATGGCCTTACAAGATGTTGGCGCTTTCGTGGAAGAAATGGACAAGCTAGCAAAACGCAATCAAGCGCACCTCATTTTTGGAATTCCGATAGAAGCACGTGGCAATAAATATTTTAATGCCATCGTGTCCGTCGGCGCTGATAAAAAAGTTTATTTAAAGCGACATCTTGTACCTTTTGGTGAATATGTCCCACTCACCAACGTGTTTACCGGCTTACTTAATATCCTACAAATCCCTATGTCAGATGTTACGCCAGGCGGAGATGATCAACCTGCCTTCACGATACAGGGTGTGAAAATTTTACCCTCAATTTGCTATGAAATCGCGTTCCCAGAATTAATGCTGACCCGAGATCGAGAGATCGGATTTTTAATGACGCTCACCAATGATGCGTGGTTTGGTAAATCGGCGGCGCAAGCCCAACATTTACAAATGGCTGCCATGCGCGCCGTTGAATTGCGACGTCCTGTCACGGTCATCAGTAATGATGGTTTAACCGCCATTATCGGCCCGGATGGTAATTTGCAATCTCAAGCGCCACCCCATCAAACTTATGTATTAGAAGGAAGTGTGCAACCTACTTTCGGTTTAACCCCCTGGATGTATAATGGCATGGATCCTCTTTTAGTCATCTTGCTTGGCTTACTCGTTATTGCGTTACGTAGTGAGCGTGCCGCGTGTAGAAAAGCAGCCTTGGAACTTTCTTTTGCAAGACATGGACAATTATTGAAAGACTTCGAAGAAGAAAAAATCAACTCATAA